The stretch of DNA TAAATCATTCAATAATCCTTTGTTaattaaattcaaatgaaaTTATGTGGAGAAGGAACATCTAGATGAAGCTTAATAGTCGACCAAACATTAATTGGAATCAtttcaacaaattaaattaacaacCATATATTTGTTACTCATGGAAATTACAAAAAAGTCCAAATTGAAGTCGACATAAAGGACAAAATTTGTTGTCTTATAAGGCTTCTATTTAAGCATTTTATTCACATATAGTTTCTCCTATCATCGCTATATTCTTTTGCTCTTATCTTATCtaccctttatttttttcttcaacatGTTCAACAAATTTCCCATACAAGGCCTCTTATTCTTTATGGTTTTCTCATGTCTTCTTCTTGTATCTTCGTCTCTCCAAACAACAAGTATGTATggttacattttttattttattttaaatattctaGCACCAAAATTTACACACACAATATGCGGAAAAGAGAAATATTGCAAATTCAAACTCGCGTTTCAACATATTTAATATCTTTACGGTCTTTTACAATATGAACCGCACTTACGTACGAgtctaaatttaaattattgtatttttggtATACGCAATCAGCCTATCTACTTAATTATGATTATATTTTGTAGTTAAATTCACTAAtaaatatttcatattttttgcaGGAAAAGTTTTGTCAAAGGATGAAAATTTCTCAATTCAAACTACAGTAGTTAAGGTTAGTTGAAACCAATATGATCATTTAAGTAAATTATAGCTCTTTAATATTTCTAATTTTCAAATTCATCTTTGATATTTCCAAGTTATAATTATACAATCAAATTAAGGGTCAAACTgaatatagaattttttttctttcaataatagGAAAATGTTATTGATGATGGAGAAGAATCCATGGTAATGGAAAGGATGAATTTGGAAATAGAAGATTATCCAGGAACAGGAGCAAACAACAATCATGACCCTAAGCCACCAGGAAGAGTTTGAGTGAtgcataaatttattaattaagacTTATTAGAAAAATATTCCATACATGTCATGTGGGACATACATATAAATTATTGGTGTGATAATATGTTTTCATCCACAATTTTTAATGGATGGCATTTGTTTGTTTGTCTGTAAATTGTAGCAAATTATTATTTGTAGTAAAAGGTTTTATCtatttatatgttgatgatttagtagttttttttttcaaaaaaaactgatatattgataaaatgaaaaagtgaGATACAAAAAAGGGCCCGACCCTcaatatatatactccctccggtcttttttataaagaacactttgaaaaaatcacacagatcaaggaaacatatttaacatagttattttcatttaatacttttataaatttaaatttattccatgtatacccttatttaattactctttattcaactaacttacttatttttaaattctctctcataataaataaggacataagtgaaattgaacatttaaaatatttgaaaattggtcaaagtttcttataaaaaggaccaatttttttgccctaagtgttccttataaaaaggaccggcgggagtatatatatatatatataaactaacaAAATCTAAAGCTAGGAATTCCAAACCTATTCTTAGTAAGCCAATTTTTAATGCATAAAGGAGGAGAAGTCCACCAAGTGATCTCATTCACAATCAAACCTAGAAGCGAGCCTATCCACACAATGGTTACTGAAATTCCTAGCATACAGTAGACATATGTTGACCAAGGTATGGCAACATTTGTCTATACACAGAGCACAAATAATAAAgacaataaagtaaataacacaagAGAGTTGTTAACCTAGTTCATCATAacaacctactctgggggataccaatcaaggaatgaagtccactatcagcagtattacttcaaAGCTAAACTCATCtatttacaactcctcacttaatcatacccaatgcaacttctacctatgaactcctagatatgagaccccgtcccaattcccaccttaacaacacactcaGCATTGTTATCAACTCAATGAACACCAatggtggagacacactcctatgaAACTAAGATtcctcttgcttaaaagcttacgaGCAAATCACACATAACACTAGAACTATCTCCGTACTTCAacgcttaggagaagttcacaattacaactcaataaaacacaggtcctaagcttgcatcaacgagatacaagaaaggctcacaattaacactctaaaaccctaagaacacacgctttgtaatacCACGGttttagatacttgaaaccatatgcttgtcttcgtatttatagtagtagagtagcttgggcttcaagacgaaattagggcttctagaattgcggcagtaGCAGACATATTTTCGAaattaatagttatatttttgaatcacataaatatattttctaaagttaTTATTTCtgtagaaaatagaactagggttcggtTGCCTTCAGAAACACATTgaccacgtgcgccttgttgtgtaagaaaccacgaaacaattcttcaatcaaatcttcgaaagattgaatagaaaataaaaacgctagctggctCGCAGTCAGTCacacaggtgttgttccaatgtgtacatacatctgtctcaacacatGATGTaggcacatatgtctcaacacttggctaaaagatgtttttgcaaaatgtagccaacatacaaaaacccaacaatctccccctttggcaaattttggctaaaacaatattataccAGTATTAAGAGAGATACAGTAtcacctttccttcgagtcaacatgatcacacaactaggaaagaaagtaacacatagtaagactACCACCAAGATAGGTAAGTAGCaacagaggcaatgcaacagcggaataaaacacaactagcctcatggaacaacacaagggagaagtaaactctcatagtggatgcaaagataggagaaataaactcctaatagttaaAGCGCATCCATTCATCATAGAATcatcagggaaaaataaattcccatataTAAAttccaaaagtacatcagatcatacaaaagaaaaatatcagTCAGAGGAGCTATAGTCAAATTTAGCCTTAGTACCCACAACATAGATAAATTTTCCTAATCCTCTGGCCACATCACTTGAGTGAGTTGTAGGCACCCAATTGTGTGCAACAATCTTATTCAAAATGGCATACAAGGGAGAGAGGGAAGTTGGAAACAACTTAGCCTTACTAGGCCAAACCTTCAACCTGCCACCTGCGATGATTTTACATATCTCATTGTCTGTAACCTGAAGATCAGCCATTTCTTCAGTACTCCTTTGCAGACATTGATTTATAACATATGGTGAGAATTTGACACATTTCCCACGAACAAAAACTTGCCTATACTCAGGACTTTCTGGATCTTCACAGTTTTCAGCCACATTTATCAGAAATTCTTTAACAAGCCtatcatagcacttgtccatgCCACAaacagttttcatcaaacctgcataTTCTAAAGCTTCAACAATATCTTGACATTCAAGGACATCTTCCTTGAGATTCATTTCAAGAGCCAACCTCCTATGGTAAATGAATTTTCACCTAGCAGAACCATTCTCCAGATGAAATGACACATTATCTAGAGGAGCATAAGGAAAAGACAGAGGAACCTTCTTTTttcctatactcttcctagatgtgctgccagatgcagcaacatctgtctttGGCTCAAACTCAGAGTCACTGGTAGGAGGAGCTTTCCTTTTCTTAACCTTTTGCTTCTCCTCAGTGCTTAGAACAACCTTGCTTACAGGTTTTGGAGGACCATACAAGGGCTTTTTACCAGTGTCTCTTGTAGACCTTGTTGGTTTAGGTGTCTGGATAGGTGTGTTGGTAGTTTCCACACTTTGACCAGCCCTGCTCCTAGTTCTCCTAGCTACACTAGCCTCAGGATTTGTTGGAAGAGACTTGTCACTAACAGTTGTCTCATTCATAATCACAACATCAGGGTCTTCATTCACATTTTCCTCAGCAGAGGGCTCTTCATTTACAGAATTGGATTTAACACTGTTATCAGACTCAGAGTAGTCCACAACATTACCAAGTGCCAAAGATGTGGCAACATCTGGCATAACACTAGTGTCATCGTTAGGTGTCACAACATTTGCCTCCACATGAGTCTCAGGATCTGTTTTCTTGAGAGACTCTTTAGCAACAGCAGTATTGGCCTTGGTGGAAGCACCAATAGTTGGATCAACAGTAATAGAGGGGTTATGAACATTTTTCCCCAATTTTCCAGACACATCAGAGTTCTCTACACCTACGGTTTCATCAAATTTAGGTACATCTAGACCTAGATTGACAGGAATCTTACCAGGTGCATCAACATTCTCAATGAAAGGTTCAGCGACAAGAGTATCAACACTACTCGGTTGAAGTGGATCAACATGAAGTTCAGACATGGTAAAACCTCCACTCGACTCAGATTTTGATTTCTTGCTCTTCCACTTCGATTTCTTAATTGATGCAGAGGGATATGAAGGATTAATACTTACATGTGATGTTTTATCCTTCTTCGGAGTTCGTTTCTCCTTTTTCATCGAACTCGTAGGAGGAAAAGTTGAAATAGGAACTGCCTCAATCACGTGAGACTCCCAATTTTCAGAACGAACAGTGCTATCCTTAATTAGAGAAGTTTTAGCAGAGTTTGACATAGTGTCGTTgagattgatgatgatgaaagttgaaCAAGGAGAGAAGGATGTGAGAGATGAAGTTGAGTTGGTTcttggagagagagagagagagaagttgaGAAGTTGAAAGCGTGTAGATGGAGCGGTTATGAAAATAGAGTGAATTTTGTAATGATTCCCCTATGTAAGTGTGCACAAGATGTGGGAGGGAAGAGAAAATAACTACTACACGCTTCTcatgcagtaactgctattgATCTTCAAATAggaaaattcctaatttgcccttAACTTCTCAAATTGATTTGCATCTAATGcttttgtaaaaatatctgcTAACTGTTCGTACCATACCCATTTTCATTCTTaggaaaactcaaacccgaaccTAGTCGATTCATGTTTTCTCCTGATGAATCCTCATCATGACATGTTATCTGAGCATATTTAAGGCAATTTTTAGGTAATAATGTAAAGAAGTTGATCATAATGAGTGAAAAAGGAACCGAATCGAAGTTTGAGTGCTGCGCAAGCAAAATAGGGAAAATTTGAATTCaagctgcgccatggcgcaggagtgctgcgcatggcgcaattAAGCAGGAATTGATAGCTCAAGTTCTATGTAGGCTGCGCCATGGCGCCACAGGGCTGCGCATGGCGCAAATGTGAGCTATTTTGGAAGGATTTTCTCTGAGTCCTGCGCCATGGCGCCACAGGGCTGCGCATGGCACATTTAAGGATGCAATTGTTGGAGAGCCTCGCTGGGTTCTGCGCCGTGGCGCAGAAGAGTTGCGCATGGCGCAATCAAGGCTTGTGCCGGAAGATTTGATTGCTGTaagctgcgccatggcgcagagGAGCTGCGCATGGTGCAAGATGAACTTCTGGGAATTAGATATTGATCTAGAAGTTGCGCCAAGGCGCGAGAGGCCTGCGCCACTGCGCAGCTGTAACTGCCTCTTTGCGCCAGGGCGCAAGGGTCTGCGCATGGTGCAGGTTCGTGAAATTATAAATAGAAACAGAGCTTCCAGTGCAGGGGTTCGACTTTTTGGATCTAAAACTCAGATTTTAGCTCAATCTTGCAACTCTCTCCATTTTCTTAGCTGAAGATCAAGAAGATGATGCAAGAATCAAGCACGATGGTGATGATGTGCAAGAAGATCATGGCACACTAAGCATCGAGGTTGGGAGTTCGAGGTGAAGAGTATGGAGCAAGCATTCAAGTGATCTTCACACATCTGTAATCGGTGTAATTAACTCAATTCAAACTTCTTTGCTTGTAAGGCTTTTATGTTTTATAGCTAATTACATAATTGTTTGTAGTAATTGAATTTCTATGAGAATAGGATTTAGTTATGGAATTAAGAAGTTTGAGTAATTGATTGTGTTTAAGAGATTAGGCATTAATTGATTATGATATTTGAATCCTGTGTTGAAAAACCTCAATGAATCACAAATCACTTAAGACATTAAGGATTTGTGATTGATTGAGAGAATTGGATTGCAAGAGATTGAATCCAATTAGTAACGATTCATCATTGAGTGAGTTAACCGATTCAATTGTGTATAAGTTAACGTGTTGCATGCGAAATACTTCGATCCGACAAACTCTCAATCGTTTGAAACCTTTTTGAAACAATGAATCGAAGAACTTTCTGAAATATTCCCCAATCAAAATGTTTAAAAATAGCGTTCTTAATACAATTACCGCGATACGAATTTAATACAATCCTCGTGAAAACAATATCTTAAAATACTACTTGTCGACTTTTGTATACTTGCAAAAAGGATCATCATCTCCCTCAAAATTGTGTCGGGTATGGGAGAATACCCGTTGTACGGGTTCTATGGACATGCCTAGTTCAATTGCAATTTACGAACTTCTCAACAGCCACAATATTGGCTTTAACAAATTTAAGA from Trifolium pratense cultivar HEN17-A07 linkage group LG5, ARS_RC_1.1, whole genome shotgun sequence encodes:
- the LOC123884964 gene encoding uncharacterized protein LOC123884964, whose protein sequence is MFNKFPIQGLLFFMVFSCLLLVSSSLQTTRKVLSKDENFSIQTTVVKENVIDDGEESMVMERMNLEIEDYPGTGANNNHDPKPPGRV